In a genomic window of Melanotaenia boesemani isolate fMelBoe1 chromosome 1, fMelBoe1.pri, whole genome shotgun sequence:
- the LOC121643108 gene encoding FERM domain-containing protein 5-like isoform X1, which translates to MLSRLMSSSIRSLDRECNCTVRLLDDSEYTCTIQRDAKGQYLFDLICHHLNLLEKDYFGIRYVDPDKQRHWLEFTKSIAKQMKSQPPFTMCLRVKFYPPDPAALKEEITRYLVFLQVKRDLYHGRLLCKTSDAALLAAYILQAEIGDYDPGKHPEGYSSKFQFFPKHSEKLERRIADIHKTELIGQSPETSEMNFLQKAQMLETYGVDPHPCKDVSGNPAFLAFTPFGFTVLQGNRRVHFLKWEEVTKLKFEAKTFHIYANQKEDRKIILTYFAPTPEACKHLWKCGVENQAFYKLEKSSQVRTVSSSNLFFKGSRFRYSGKVAKEVMEQSAKIKRDPPEIHRAGMVPSRSCPSITHGPRLTSVPRTRRRAVHISIMEGLESLRDSAHSTPVRSVSHGDSFMPSRGQMVDGSEASTSAVISDEAYSPSDSVLPTPVAEHGMEMPLARHLNGAPCSIDEEKESEAGALKEGHAVEFRSSRRALGVVRSRQSPPSDVEELNKFILSVLRLFLVTIGLLFVLLLLLIMLTESDLDIAFLRDIRKTPEFQQFHFEYFCPLRRWFACKLRWLGGFLVSK; encoded by the exons CGGGATGCCAAAGGACAGTACCTGTTTGACCTCATCTGCCACCATCTCAACCTGCTGGAGAAAGATTACTTTGGTATTAGATATGTTGACCCAGACAAGCAAAGA CACTGGTTGGAGTTTACAAAGTCAATTGCCAAACAAATGAAGT CCCAGCCTCCATTCACCATGTGTTTGCGTGTCAAGTTTTACCCGCCGGACCCTGCTGCTCTGAAGGAGGAAATCACCAG ATATCTTGTCTTCCTGCAGGTCAAAAGGGACCTCTACCATGGCCGTCTCCTCTGTAAGACATCAGACGCAGCTTTGCTGGCTGCCTACATTTTACAAG CTGAAATTGGTGATTATGACCCTGGGAAGCACCCCGAAGGCTACAGCTCCAAGTTCCAGTTCTTTCCTAAACACTCAGAGAAGTTGGAGCGTCGGATTGCTGACATCCACAAGACTGAGCTAAT AGGTCAGAGTCCGGAAACATCAGAGATGAACTTCCTCCAGAAGGCTCAGATGTTGGAGACGTATGGAGTGGACCCTCATCCTTGCAAG GATGTGTCTGGGAACCCAGCCTTTTTGGCTTTCACTCCTTTTGGATTCACCGTGCTGCAAGGAAACAGAAGGGTCCATTTTCTTAAATG GGAGGAGGTGACTAAACTCAAGTTTGAAGCAAAGACATTCCATATTTATGCAAATCAGAAGGag GACAGGAAGATAATACTTACTTACTTTGCACCTACACCAGAGGCCTGTAAGCATCTGTGGAAATGTGGAGTTGAGAATCAGGCGTTTTATAA GTTGGAGAAATCGAGTCAAGTCCGCACTGTGTCCAGTAGTAATCTCTTCTTCAAGGGTAGTCGCTTTAGATACAG TGGAAAAGTTGCAAAAGAAGTAATGGAGCAAAGTGCCAAAATTAAGAGAGATCCCCCTGAGATCCACAG GGCTGGCATGGTGCCCAGTAGGAGCTGTCCATCTATCACTCATGGTCCTCGTCTGACCAGTGTACCAAGAACCCGACGGAGAGCTGTGCACATCTCAATAATGGAAG GTTTAGAGTCTCTTCGAGACAGTGCCCACTCCACGCCTGTGCGCTCTGTTTCCCATGGTGACTCCTTCATGCCTTCCCGGGGCCAGATGGTGGATGGCAGCGAGGCTAGTACGTCAGCAGTGATTTCTGACGAGGCCTACAGCCCCTCAGACAGCGTGCTGCCTACGCCTGTGGCAGAACATGGAATGGAGATGCCCTTGGCTCGTCACCTCAACGGCGCACCCTGCAGCATCGATGAGGAGAAGGAGTCAGAGGCAGGGGCATTAAAGGAAGGGCATGCAGTGGAGTTCAGGTCCAGCAGGAGAGCACTGGGTGTGGTCAGGAGCAGGCAATCACCACCCAGTGATGTAGAGGAGCTCAACAAGTTTATCCTAAGCGTGTTGCGCCTGTTCCTGGTTACCATCGGACTGCTGTTCGTCCTATTGCTGCTCCTCATCATGCTGACTGAGTCAGACCTGGATATAGCCTTCCTGAGAGACATTCGCAAGACACCTGAGTTCCAGCAGTTCCACTTTGAATATTTCTGTCCCCTGCGGCGCTGGTTCGCCTGTAAGTTACGGTGGCTGGGAGGTTTCCTCGTCAGCAAGTGA
- the LOC121643108 gene encoding FERM domain-containing protein 5-like isoform X2, translating into MWHPRQLNKLLYLVFLQVKRDLYHGRLLCKTSDAALLAAYILQAEIGDYDPGKHPEGYSSKFQFFPKHSEKLERRIADIHKTELIGQSPETSEMNFLQKAQMLETYGVDPHPCKDVSGNPAFLAFTPFGFTVLQGNRRVHFLKWEEVTKLKFEAKTFHIYANQKEDRKIILTYFAPTPEACKHLWKCGVENQAFYKLEKSSQVRTVSSSNLFFKGSRFRYSGKVAKEVMEQSAKIKRDPPEIHRAGMVPSRSCPSITHGPRLTSVPRTRRRAVHISIMEGLESLRDSAHSTPVRSVSHGDSFMPSRGQMVDGSEASTSAVISDEAYSPSDSVLPTPVAEHGMEMPLARHLNGAPCSIDEEKESEAGALKEGHAVEFRSSRRALGVVRSRQSPPSDVEELNKFILSVLRLFLVTIGLLFVLLLLLIMLTESDLDIAFLRDIRKTPEFQQFHFEYFCPLRRWFACKLRWLGGFLVSK; encoded by the exons ATGTGGCATCCTCGACAGCTGAACAAACTGCT ATATCTTGTCTTCCTGCAGGTCAAAAGGGACCTCTACCATGGCCGTCTCCTCTGTAAGACATCAGACGCAGCTTTGCTGGCTGCCTACATTTTACAAG CTGAAATTGGTGATTATGACCCTGGGAAGCACCCCGAAGGCTACAGCTCCAAGTTCCAGTTCTTTCCTAAACACTCAGAGAAGTTGGAGCGTCGGATTGCTGACATCCACAAGACTGAGCTAAT AGGTCAGAGTCCGGAAACATCAGAGATGAACTTCCTCCAGAAGGCTCAGATGTTGGAGACGTATGGAGTGGACCCTCATCCTTGCAAG GATGTGTCTGGGAACCCAGCCTTTTTGGCTTTCACTCCTTTTGGATTCACCGTGCTGCAAGGAAACAGAAGGGTCCATTTTCTTAAATG GGAGGAGGTGACTAAACTCAAGTTTGAAGCAAAGACATTCCATATTTATGCAAATCAGAAGGag GACAGGAAGATAATACTTACTTACTTTGCACCTACACCAGAGGCCTGTAAGCATCTGTGGAAATGTGGAGTTGAGAATCAGGCGTTTTATAA GTTGGAGAAATCGAGTCAAGTCCGCACTGTGTCCAGTAGTAATCTCTTCTTCAAGGGTAGTCGCTTTAGATACAG TGGAAAAGTTGCAAAAGAAGTAATGGAGCAAAGTGCCAAAATTAAGAGAGATCCCCCTGAGATCCACAG GGCTGGCATGGTGCCCAGTAGGAGCTGTCCATCTATCACTCATGGTCCTCGTCTGACCAGTGTACCAAGAACCCGACGGAGAGCTGTGCACATCTCAATAATGGAAG GTTTAGAGTCTCTTCGAGACAGTGCCCACTCCACGCCTGTGCGCTCTGTTTCCCATGGTGACTCCTTCATGCCTTCCCGGGGCCAGATGGTGGATGGCAGCGAGGCTAGTACGTCAGCAGTGATTTCTGACGAGGCCTACAGCCCCTCAGACAGCGTGCTGCCTACGCCTGTGGCAGAACATGGAATGGAGATGCCCTTGGCTCGTCACCTCAACGGCGCACCCTGCAGCATCGATGAGGAGAAGGAGTCAGAGGCAGGGGCATTAAAGGAAGGGCATGCAGTGGAGTTCAGGTCCAGCAGGAGAGCACTGGGTGTGGTCAGGAGCAGGCAATCACCACCCAGTGATGTAGAGGAGCTCAACAAGTTTATCCTAAGCGTGTTGCGCCTGTTCCTGGTTACCATCGGACTGCTGTTCGTCCTATTGCTGCTCCTCATCATGCTGACTGAGTCAGACCTGGATATAGCCTTCCTGAGAGACATTCGCAAGACACCTGAGTTCCAGCAGTTCCACTTTGAATATTTCTGTCCCCTGCGGCGCTGGTTCGCCTGTAAGTTACGGTGGCTGGGAGGTTTCCTCGTCAGCAAGTGA
- the wdr76 gene encoding WD repeat-containing protein 76 produces MTTQRRKASVKDLTPEDPEATVRRSSRSVLTPKRLQYSPDTTNGTTVKKRKTKVYKEENSQMKRPKNEEDVENGDMERTSDDCGGLSAYELERLENIRQNQAFLSSINLFQATVELKQLTRPKPSQRGLRPQAAVKEVLPARKSLRLQNKAAEVLTLPPEPRGTFVHERSKPEKKPAGPLPMDPINMEEGSKLPSQLLELCSEDTKERKMELNLKDYRSALMSMRITEEQVVKVVKDRIFSAAFHPCSSSLLMAAGDKWGKVGLWNLGGGWGDDGVLLFEPHTRPVVCMAFSRAHPTQLLSLSYDGSLRCMDVEKSAFDHVYDIGDGLKTFAFMSHDCTTLVVGNWYGEVAIVDRRTPGNSHESLHSLDPKTLRCVSVHPLQMQYFAVAESSEVSIYDSRCLKKTKSQAVSQLYGHNLSITSAYFSPCTGNKVLTSCMDNHIRIYDTAAMSSEPPLLASIRHDMRTGRWLSKLSAVWDPKQEDCFVVGSTMKPRRLQVFHESGQPLHSFTDDENLNTVLSVTAFHPTRNALLGGNASGRLHVFSS; encoded by the exons ATGACCACTCAAAGACGTAAAGCTTCTGTTAAG GACCTGACTCCCGAGGATCCCGAGGCAACAGTTCGACGATCATCTCGGAGCGTCCTGACACCGAAACGTCTCCAGTACTCTCCAGACACGACAAACGGAACTACCGTAAAGAAGCGG aaaacaaaagtctacaaagaagaaaatagtCAGATGAAAAGACCAAAGAATGAGGAGGATGTTGAAAATGGTGACATGGAACGTACATCT GATGACTGTGGAGGACTTTCTGCTTATGAACTGGAGCGCCTGGAGAACATCAGACAAAACCAAGCTTTCCTCTCCTCTATTAACTTATTCCAG GCAACTGTGGAGTTGAAGCAGTTGACACGACCAAAGCCTTCACAGAGGGGTCTGAG GCCACAGGCTGCTGTGAAGGAAGTGCTGCCAGCTCGCAAATCCTTGCGCCTCCAAAATAAAGCGGCAGAGGTATTGACACTTCCTCCTGAACCCAGGGGGACATTCGTCCATGAAAGG TCAAAACCAGAAAAGAAGCCTGCTGGCCCTCTGCCCATGGATCCAATCAACATGGAAGAAGGCTCCAAGCTTCCTTCACAACTTCTTGAACTCTGCTCTGAG GACACAAAAGAACGAAAGATGGAGCTTAACTTGAAGGa CTACCGCTCTGCACTCATGAGCATGAGGATAACGGAGGAACAAGTGGTTAAGGTGGTGAAAGATCGCATCTTCTCTGCAGCCTTCCACccctgcagcagcagcctgtTGATGGCTGCAGGAGACAAGTGGGGAAAAGTGGGTCTCTggaatttg GGTGGAGGTTGGGGCGATGATGGTGTTCTGCTCTTTGAGCCCCACACCCGTCCTGTTGTCTGCATGGCGTTCTCCAGGGCTCATCCCACCCAGCTGCTGAGCCTCAGCTATGACGGATCTCTGCGCTGTATGGATGTTGAGAAATCTGCCTTTGACCAT GTTTATGATATCGGCGATGGCCTGAAAACGTTTGCTTTCATGTCACATGACTGCACAACACTAGTAGTTGGGAACTGGTATGGGGAGGTCGCTATCGTTGATAGGAGAACCCCAGG AAACTCCCATGAGTCTCTCCATTCACTGGACCCCAAGACCCTGCGCTGTGTCAGCGTCCACCCTCTCCAGATGCAGTACTTTGCAGTAGCAGAAAGCAG TGAGGTGAGTATTTATGACAGTCGATGCCTGAAGAAAACCAAAAGTCAGGCAGTCTCTCAGCTGTATGGCCACAATTTAAGCATAACCAGTGCTTATTTCTCCCCGTGTACTGGAAACAAAGTTCTCACCTCCTGTATGGACAACCACATCAG GATATATGACACTGCAGCGATGAGTAGTGAACCTCCCTTGCTGGCATCTATCAG ACATGACATGCGTACAGGCCGCTGGCTGTCGAAGCTATCAGCAGTATGGGACCCCAAACAGGAAGACTGCTTTGTTGTGGGTAGCACAATGAAGCCTCGACGGCTGCAGGTGTTTCATGAAAGTGGACAACCCCTGCACTCTTTTACAGATGATGAGAACCTTAACACAGTTCTGTCTGTCACTGCTTTCCACCCCACAAGGAATGCCTTGCTGGGGGGCAATGCATCAGGACGCCTGCATGTCTTCTCCAGTTAA